The following nucleotide sequence is from Pirellulales bacterium.
GGGTCCACGGTCGAGCCGAGAATAAGCTCGATATTGTCGAGCTTCGCATTCTTGGCGCGTTCTTTGAGCAGGTGGAGCATTTCGGGCTGGATGTCGACGGCGAGCACTTTTCCGGTCGGGCCGACGATCTTGGCAAGCCTGAGCGTATAAAACCCATTGCCGCAGCCCATATCGCAAACTACTTGGCCGGGCTTGAGGTTGAGCGCTTTGAGCATGGTTTTGCAATCTTCTTCCCGTTCGCGCGACTCGCGAGTGAGCCAGGGCGCGCCGAGATAGTGCATCGTTTGGGCAATTTCCCGCCCTTTGTAGAACTTCAACGGCGGCGGAATTTTTTGGTCGGCCTGCGCCGCCTGCTGCGCCCATGCCGCGCCCGGCGCACTGCCAATCGCCACCGCGACAAGCAGCGCAGTCGCACATGCAGCCAAGCTCCACGCACCACCAGCGGACGGATTTCTGGTCATCGGACGAACTCTCGGTTTTGCCTGCGGAATCGCCGCATCTTCGCCCCGCGTTATTCTACCAACCCGCCGCCCGTCGCACACTCACTCGCCCCTCGCCCCTCGCCCCTCCACCCTTCCCCCTGCTACAATCCTGCCCATCGGATCCACAACCATTTTCAGGCGGAGACCATTGGGCAATGAGCGCTTTTTTGGGCATCGATATCGGCACCTCGGGCACAAAGGCGTTGGCCATCGATCCCAAAGGAA
It contains:
- a CDS encoding class I SAM-dependent methyltransferase; the protein is MTRNPSAGGAWSLAACATALLVAVAIGSAPGAAWAQQAAQADQKIPPPLKFYKGREIAQTMHYLGAPWLTRESREREEDCKTMLKALNLKPGQVVCDMGCGNGFYTLRLAKIVGPTGKVLAVDIQPEMLHLLKERAKNAKLDNIELILGSTVDPKLPPAGVDMILCVDVYHEFSNPEEMLAAMRKSLKPGGKLVLAEFRAEDRNVPIKPLHKMSKEQVLKELPSNGFKLVEDFEKLPWQHLFFFVSDAKQPETISPPK